Proteins co-encoded in one Populus trichocarpa isolate Nisqually-1 chromosome 10, P.trichocarpa_v4.1, whole genome shotgun sequence genomic window:
- the LOC18102788 gene encoding fasciclin-like arabinogalactan protein 17 isoform X2, with protein sequence MAIALSSFNIFFTFLLVSTFHLGFSFSALQENHSNGTYSGQINSNSVLVALLDSHYTELAELVEKALLLQTLEDAVGKHNITIFAPKNEALERDLDPEFKRFLLEPGNLKSLQTLLLYHIVPNRINPSHNSSLQHHSTLCRDRVKLSSQESGEKLIDSAKIIQVNAVERPDGVIHGIERLLIPRSVQQDFNNRRSLQSISAVKPEGAPEVDPRTHRLKKPAPPAKPGSAPVLPIYDAMAPGPSLAPAPAPGPGGPHHHFNGEKQVKDFIETLLLYGGYNEMADILVNLTSLATEMGRLVSEGYVLTVLAPNDEAMAKLTTDQLSEPGAPEQIIYYHVIPEYQTEESMYNAVRRFGKISYDTLRLPHKVLAEEADGSVKFGHTENSAYLFDPDIYTDGRISVQGIDGVLFPLEEKEKSETKKEIKSVKVAVKPQRRGCLKWLAGCLGHLDKIHISPHASK encoded by the exons ATGGCCATCGCACTATCTTCTTTCAACATTTTCTTCACATTTCTTCTTGTCTCTACTTTCCATCtggggttttctttttctgcatTGCAAGAAAACCATAGTAATGGCACTTATTCTGGCCAAATCAACTCAAACTCCGTTCTTGTAGCCCTTCTCGACTCCCATTATACAGAACTAGCTGAACTCGTTGAAAAAGCACTTCTTTTACAAACCCTTGAAGATGCTGTTGGTAAACACAATATCACCATCTTTGCTCCTAAGAACGAAGCTCTTGAACGCGATCTTGATCCTGAATTCAAGAGGTTCTTGCTTGAACCTGGCAATCTCAAGTCTCTCCAGACTCTTTTACTTTACCACATTGTACCCAACAGAATCAATCCTAGCCATAACTCTTCTCTTCAACATCACAGCACTTTGTGCCGCGATAGAGTCAAACTCAGCAGTCAGGAATCCGGCGAGAAGTTAATAGATTCGGCGAAAATCATTCAGGTGAATGCAGTGGAGAGGCCAGATGGAGTGATTCATGGGATAGAAAGGTTGCTAATCCCACGATCTGTTCAGCAGGATTTCAACAATCGCAGGAGTTTGCAATCAATCTCAGCTGTGAAACCAGAAGGAGCACCAGAGGTTGATCCAAGAACACACAGGTTGAAGAAACCAGCACCACCAGCAAAACCCGGTTCAGCCCCGGTGCTACCAATCTATGATGCAATGGCGCCCGGCCCATCTCTTGCCCCAGCTCCAGCTCCTGGTCCGGGTGGACCTCATCACCATTTCAATGGAGAAAAACAAGTTAAAGATTTCATTGAAACCCTTCTTTTATATGGAGGATACAATGAAATGGCTGATATTCTTGTGAATCTAACATCATTAGCAACTGAAATGGGAAGATTGGTCTCTGAAGGGTATGTGCTAACAGTTTTAGCCCCAAATGATGAAGCAATGGCTAAGCTTACAACGGACCAGTTGAGTGAGCCGGGAGCACCAGAGCAGATAATCTATTACCATGTGATACCTGAGTATCAAACTGAAGAAAGCATGTACAATGCTGTTAGAAGATTTGGGAAAATTTCTTATGATACATTAAGATTGCCGCACAAGGTTTTGGCAGAAGAAGCTGACGGGTCTGTGAAATTTGGACACACTGAAAATTCTGCTTATTTGTTTGATCCTGATATTTACACAGATGGGAGAATTTCGGTTCAAGGGATTGATGGGGTTTTGTTTCCATTAGAGGAGAAGGAGAAATCGGAGACCAAAAAGGAAATTAAGAGCGTTAAGGTTGCTGTTAAGCCACAAAGGAGAG GTTGCTTGAAGTGGCTTGCCGGATGCTTGGGACATTTGGACAAGATTCACATTTCACCACATGCCAGTAAATAA
- the LOC18102788 gene encoding fasciclin-like arabinogalactan protein 17 isoform X1, whose amino-acid sequence MAIALSSFNIFFTFLLVSTFHLGFSFSALQENHSNGTYSGQINSNSVLVALLDSHYTELAELVEKALLLQTLEDAVGKHNITIFAPKNEALERDLDPEFKRFLLEPGNLKSLQTLLLYHIVPNRINPSHNSSLQHHSTLCRDRVKLSSQESGEKLIDSAKIIQVNAVERPDGVIHGIERLLIPRSVQQDFNNRRSLQSISAVKPEGAPEVDPRTHRLKKPAPPAKPGSAPVLPIYDAMAPGPSLAPAPAPGPGGPHHHFNGEKQVKDFIETLLLYGGYNEMADILVNLTSLATEMGRLVSEGYVLTVLAPNDEAMAKLTTDQLSEPGAPEQIIYYHVIPEYQTEESMYNAVRRFGKISYDTLRLPHKVLAEEADGSVKFGHTENSAYLFDPDIYTDGRISVQGIDGVLFPLEEKEKSETKKEIKSVKVAVKPQRRGRLLEVACRMLGTFGQDSHFTTCQ is encoded by the exons ATGGCCATCGCACTATCTTCTTTCAACATTTTCTTCACATTTCTTCTTGTCTCTACTTTCCATCtggggttttctttttctgcatTGCAAGAAAACCATAGTAATGGCACTTATTCTGGCCAAATCAACTCAAACTCCGTTCTTGTAGCCCTTCTCGACTCCCATTATACAGAACTAGCTGAACTCGTTGAAAAAGCACTTCTTTTACAAACCCTTGAAGATGCTGTTGGTAAACACAATATCACCATCTTTGCTCCTAAGAACGAAGCTCTTGAACGCGATCTTGATCCTGAATTCAAGAGGTTCTTGCTTGAACCTGGCAATCTCAAGTCTCTCCAGACTCTTTTACTTTACCACATTGTACCCAACAGAATCAATCCTAGCCATAACTCTTCTCTTCAACATCACAGCACTTTGTGCCGCGATAGAGTCAAACTCAGCAGTCAGGAATCCGGCGAGAAGTTAATAGATTCGGCGAAAATCATTCAGGTGAATGCAGTGGAGAGGCCAGATGGAGTGATTCATGGGATAGAAAGGTTGCTAATCCCACGATCTGTTCAGCAGGATTTCAACAATCGCAGGAGTTTGCAATCAATCTCAGCTGTGAAACCAGAAGGAGCACCAGAGGTTGATCCAAGAACACACAGGTTGAAGAAACCAGCACCACCAGCAAAACCCGGTTCAGCCCCGGTGCTACCAATCTATGATGCAATGGCGCCCGGCCCATCTCTTGCCCCAGCTCCAGCTCCTGGTCCGGGTGGACCTCATCACCATTTCAATGGAGAAAAACAAGTTAAAGATTTCATTGAAACCCTTCTTTTATATGGAGGATACAATGAAATGGCTGATATTCTTGTGAATCTAACATCATTAGCAACTGAAATGGGAAGATTGGTCTCTGAAGGGTATGTGCTAACAGTTTTAGCCCCAAATGATGAAGCAATGGCTAAGCTTACAACGGACCAGTTGAGTGAGCCGGGAGCACCAGAGCAGATAATCTATTACCATGTGATACCTGAGTATCAAACTGAAGAAAGCATGTACAATGCTGTTAGAAGATTTGGGAAAATTTCTTATGATACATTAAGATTGCCGCACAAGGTTTTGGCAGAAGAAGCTGACGGGTCTGTGAAATTTGGACACACTGAAAATTCTGCTTATTTGTTTGATCCTGATATTTACACAGATGGGAGAATTTCGGTTCAAGGGATTGATGGGGTTTTGTTTCCATTAGAGGAGAAGGAGAAATCGGAGACCAAAAAGGAAATTAAGAGCGTTAAGGTTGCTGTTAAGCCACAAAGGAGAG GGAGGTTGCTTGAAGTGGCTTGCCGGATGCTTGGGACATTTGGACAAGATTCACATTTCACCACATGCCAGTAA
- the LOC7469509 gene encoding calcium-dependent protein kinase 1: MGNTCVGPSISRNGFFQSVSAAMWRNRSPDDSMSQTNGESVHEHEAASRELESPLPVQSKPPEQMTIPKPEEPEKPVKSEEPAKPKKPLQVKRVSSAGLRTEYVLTTQAGNLKEFYSLGKKLGQGQFGTTFLCVEKATKKEFACKSIAKRKLLTDEDVEDVRREIQIMHHLAGHPNVISIKGAYEDAMAVHVVMELCAGGELFDRIIQRGHYTERKAAELTRTIVGVVEACHSLGVMHRDLKPENFLFVNEKEDSLLKTIDFGLSIFFKPGERFSDVVGSPYYVAPEVLKKRYGPEADVWSAGVIVYILLSGVPPFWAENEEGIFEQVLHGDLDFSSDPWPSISESAKDLVRRMLIRDPRRRLTAHEVLCHPWVQEDGVAPDKPLDSAVLSRLKQFSAMNKFKKMALRVIAETLSEEEIAGLKEMFKMIDTDGSGHITFEELKAGLKRFGANLKESEIYDLMQAADVDNSGTIDYGEFIAATLHLNKIERDDHLFAAFSYFDKDGSGYITPDELQKACEEFGWEDVRLEEMIREVDQDNDGRIDYNEFVAMMQKGNVASPARKGLEHSFSINFREALKL; this comes from the exons ATGGGTAATACTTGTGTAGGACCGAGCATTTCCAGAAATGGGTTTTTCCAATCTGTATCCGCTGCAATGTGGCGGAATCGATCTCCAGATGATTCGATGTCTCAGACCAATGGGGAGTCTGTCCATGAGCACGAGGCTGCATCTAGAGAACTTGAATCCCCTTTGCCAGTTCAAAGCAAACCCCCAGAACAAATGACCATCCCGAAACCTGAAGAACCAGAGAAACCGGTAAAATCAGAAGAGCCTGCAAAACCTAAGAAACCCCTCCAAGTGAAAAGGGTATCTAGTGCTGGGCTTAGGACCGAGTATGTTTTGACAACCCAAGCTGGTAATTTAAAGGAGTTCTATAGTTTGGGAAAGAAACTAGGACAAGGGCAATTTGGGACAACATTTCTCTGTGTAGAGAAAGCAACAAAGAAAGAATTCGCATGCAAATCGATTGCTAAGAGGAAGTTGTTAACTGATGAGGATGTGGAGGATGTGAGAAGGGAAATTCAGATAATGCACCATTTGGCTGGCCACCCAAATGTTATATCTATTAAAGGGGCCTATGAGGATGCGATGGCGGTTCATGTTGTTATGGAGTTATGTGCTGGTGGTGAACTCTTTGATAGGATTATTCAGCGGGGGCATTATACTGAAAGAAAGGCAGCTGAGCTTACTCGAACTATAGTTGGAGTGGTTGAAGCTTGTCATTCACTGGGTGTGATGCATCGAGATCTTAAACCAgagaattttttgtttgtcaacGAAAAAGAGGACTCACTTCTAAAAACAATTGACTTTGGTTTGTCAATATTCTTCAAGCCAG GAGAGAGATTTAGCGATGTGGTTGGAAGTCCATACTATGTCGCTCCAGAGGTTCTGAAAAAGCGTTATGGTCCTGAAGCAGATGTTTGGAGTGCTGGGGTCATCGTTTACATTCTGTTAAGTGGAGTGCCTCCCTTTTGGGCCG AGAACGAGGAGGGGATATTTGAACAGGTACTCCATGGTGATCTTGACTTTTCATCAGACCCTTGGCCTAGTATCTCTGAAAGCGCTAAGGATTTAGTGAGGAGAATGCTTATTCGAGATCCCAGAAGGCGCTTAACTGCACATGAAGTTCTGT GCCACCCTTGGGTGCAAGAAGATGGTGTAGCTCCTGACAAGCCTCTGGATTCTGCTGTATTAAGTCGCCTGAAGCAATTTTCTGCGATGAACAAGTTCAAGAAAATGGCTCTTAGA GTCATTGCAGAGACTCTATCCGAAGAAGAAATAGCTGGCCTCAAGGAGATGTTCAAGATGATAGACACTGATGGCAGTGGTCATATCACTTTTGAAGAACTCAAGGCTGGATTAAAAAGATTTGGAGCTAATCTTAAGGAATCTGAAATTTATGATCTCATGCAAGCA GCTGATGTAGACAATAGTGGCACAATTGATTACGGGGAGTTCATTGCTGCAACACTTCATCTAAACAAAATTGAGAGAGATGACCATCTATTTGCAGCTTTCTCGTACTTTGACAAGGATGGAAGTGGCTACATTACTCCAGATGAACTTCAAAAAGCTTGCGAGGAGTTTGGATGGGAGGATGTTCGCTTGGAAGAAATGATCAGAGAAGTTGATCAGGACAAT GATGGACGCATAGATTACAATGAATTTGTGGCCATGATGCAGAAGGGAAATGTAGCAAGTCCTGCTAGGAAGGGCCTGGAGCATAGTTTCAGCATTAATTTTAGAGAAGCCCTCAAACTATAG